One Deltaproteobacteria bacterium DNA segment encodes these proteins:
- a CDS encoding DNA integrity scanning protein DisA nucleotide-binding domain protein, with translation MITDLIFHFRWQDVIDILVISFIIQRLFLLLKGTTALQITLGLVSLWIFHAIAQAIGLVLTSWFFQGLGTVAVLVIVVVFRNEIRDILIQTSPVRFFLGRPQETRSIDVASIAETAFRLAGSRTGALIVIQNRDRLASHLREGIHLDGRYDPQIIESIFNKHSPVHDGAIVVRGNRIVRVATYLPLTQREGLPSRFGTRHRAAIGLSELTDAVVLVVSEERGQVSVVHRGKVELTRDPLQLKEELDQLLLGIIKEVVPRSRTKIWLTQTAGFVLTFFLVSTVWGIYSGKQLSSLITVTTPIDFRNLPENLELKKASTDKVEVQITGRRRLVSALKPNQVSAFVDLRNISNGVHTVVLDSDNIELPLGLRVVRVTPSRVKLELERRIIKELVVEPHLVGKAPPGFKIVEIRPEPDVVKLSGGESVLRYAKRVRTAPVDLDALAPEAGEKTFKAPLVLTPSSLHLVEGQPKEIQVTIKLAAKEPPASAAVARSEAKRTRYYQVRTGDTLWAIGRRFGLTVEQLQKLNKLGAAAVIHPGQRLIIGGEPAAD, from the coding sequence ATGATCACTGATCTTATTTTTCATTTTCGCTGGCAGGATGTGATTGATATCCTGGTGATCAGCTTTATCATACAACGGCTCTTCTTGCTGCTCAAAGGGACCACCGCCCTGCAAATCACGCTGGGACTGGTGTCTCTGTGGATTTTTCACGCCATTGCCCAGGCCATAGGTCTGGTGCTTACCAGCTGGTTTTTCCAGGGCCTCGGCACAGTTGCCGTTCTGGTGATAGTGGTTGTCTTTCGAAACGAAATCAGAGACATTTTGATCCAGACGAGTCCGGTTCGGTTTTTCCTCGGGCGGCCTCAAGAAACCAGAAGCATCGACGTGGCAAGCATCGCCGAGACTGCTTTTCGCCTGGCCGGCAGCAGAACAGGGGCGCTCATAGTTATTCAGAACAGAGACAGACTGGCAAGCCATTTGCGCGAGGGCATACATTTAGACGGCCGATACGATCCCCAGATTATCGAGTCCATTTTCAACAAGCACAGTCCTGTTCATGATGGCGCCATCGTTGTTCGGGGCAACAGGATTGTAAGAGTAGCTACTTATCTGCCTCTAACCCAGAGAGAGGGGTTACCCTCGCGCTTCGGCACCAGACACAGAGCTGCCATTGGCCTGAGTGAGCTTACCGACGCTGTGGTGCTGGTGGTGTCTGAAGAACGCGGCCAGGTCTCAGTGGTGCACCGGGGGAAGGTGGAGTTGACGAGAGACCCCCTGCAGTTAAAAGAGGAGCTCGATCAATTACTGCTCGGCATTATCAAGGAGGTGGTGCCCAGGAGCAGGACCAAAATATGGCTCACTCAGACTGCGGGTTTTGTCTTGACCTTTTTTCTGGTGTCAACCGTGTGGGGAATTTATTCTGGCAAGCAACTTTCTTCTCTTATTACTGTGACAACGCCGATAGATTTTCGCAATCTTCCTGAAAATTTAGAACTGAAAAAAGCTTCAACCGATAAAGTTGAAGTGCAGATCACTGGCAGGCGCCGATTGGTCAGCGCTCTGAAACCGAATCAGGTCAGTGCTTTTGTTGATCTCAGGAATATCAGCAATGGTGTTCACACGGTGGTGCTGGATTCAGACAACATTGAACTCCCTCTGGGGTTGAGGGTCGTCAGGGTCACACCATCTCGAGTCAAGTTAGAGTTGGAACGGCGCATTATCAAAGAGCTGGTTGTGGAGCCGCATCTGGTGGGCAAGGCGCCGCCAGGCTTCAAAATAGTCGAAATACGGCCAGAGCCAGACGTCGTCAAGCTGAGTGGGGGTGAGTCTGTGTTGCGTTATGCCAAGAGGGTCAGAACGGCGCCAGTAGATCTCGATGCCCTGGCTCCAGAGGCTGGCGAGAAAACATTCAAAGCTCCTCTGGTACTGACCCCGTCCTCACTGCATCTTGTTGAAGGCCAGCCCAAAGAAATTCAAGTGACTATCAAGTTGGCTGCCAAGGAACCTCCTGCTTCAGCAGCCGTTGCTCGCTCTGAGGCAAAAAGAACTAGATACTACCAGGTTCGCACGGGCGACACCCTTTGGGCCATAGGCCGCCGGTTTGGCCTCACTGTTGAACAGCTGCAAAAGCTCAACAAACTTGGCGCGGCTGCTGTCATCCATCCAGGTCAAAGGCTTATCATAGGCGGCGAGCCAGCTGCCGACTGA
- a CDS encoding VOC family protein, whose protein sequence is MESYIHPGEQLVVVFYVVDIRESSEFYLGYGFETVRDEGSFMELKWEESRLFLVELPDAPPPPPQPIGNMRIMVPDVDEYWRRAREKRATILRPIGDRAYGLRDFIIAGPDGLALRFATRLEDVRG, encoded by the coding sequence ATGGAGAGCTACATTCACCCGGGTGAACAACTGGTGGTGGTATTCTATGTAGTCGACATCAGGGAATCAAGCGAATTCTACCTGGGATATGGATTCGAGACAGTTCGGGACGAGGGATCCTTCATGGAATTGAAGTGGGAGGAGTCCAGGCTTTTCCTGGTGGAGCTCCCTGATGCTCCACCTCCGCCTCCCCAGCCAATTGGCAACATGCGGATAATGGTGCCAGACGTTGATGAATACTGGAGACGCGCCAGGGAAAAAAGAGCCACTATACTGCGGCCCATTGGCGACCGGGCTTACGGTTTGCGGGATTTTATCATTGCGGGTCCAGATGGCCTTGCCCTTCGCTTCGCAACCCGCCTCGAGGATGTAAGAGGTTGA